One genomic region from Leptolyngbyaceae cyanobacterium JSC-12 encodes:
- a CDS encoding fatty acid desaturase (IMG reference gene:2510098150~PFAM: Fatty acid desaturase) yields MTLSDLPVSHSELPQTSVVLTDLAASDPRQILSHEELEVLNSRSNWQGGRQLAGHLAIMGISGYLWATNLDRWLLAFPALVVYGFSLASMFAPMHEGSHRTAFANHSLNDGLAWFAGLLSFYNSTFYRRYHKWHHRYTQIPDKDPELGDRKPTNIREYLLELSGLPWWRGKLQTHLKIAAGQVQDYPYISEDARTEVIRSVRLQLLVYLAAIAVSIAFGQPWFWLYWLFPLIIGQPILRAILLAEHTDCTQDDNPLTNTRTTLTIFPIQFLMWNMSFHAEHHLYPSIPFHALPAAHAVLCPHFAHVESGYVSVNRNLIAKFEKVAA; encoded by the coding sequence CCCCAAACGTCAGTTGTTCTGACCGATCTCGCAGCCTCTGACCCGCGCCAAATTCTCTCTCATGAAGAGCTTGAGGTGTTGAATAGTCGCTCGAATTGGCAAGGTGGGCGACAATTAGCTGGGCACTTGGCAATTATGGGGATAAGCGGCTATCTCTGGGCAACGAATCTAGATCGCTGGCTACTGGCGTTTCCGGCACTAGTTGTGTACGGGTTCAGTCTTGCATCGATGTTCGCACCTATGCATGAGGGCAGTCATCGAACCGCATTTGCCAATCATTCCTTAAATGACGGACTTGCCTGGTTTGCAGGCTTGTTATCGTTCTACAACAGTACGTTTTATCGTCGCTATCACAAATGGCACCATCGTTACACTCAAATTCCCGATAAAGATCCGGAATTAGGCGATCGCAAACCTACTAACATTAGGGAATACCTGCTTGAACTGAGCGGCTTACCCTGGTGGCGGGGCAAGTTGCAAACCCATCTAAAGATCGCCGCAGGACAGGTTCAAGATTATCCCTACATTTCCGAAGATGCCCGAACCGAAGTGATCAGATCAGTGCGATTGCAATTACTGGTCTATCTCGCTGCGATCGCCGTTTCAATTGCCTTTGGGCAACCATGGTTCTGGCTCTACTGGTTGTTCCCGTTAATCATTGGACAACCAATCTTACGCGCCATTTTGTTAGCCGAACATACAGATTGCACGCAGGATGACAACCCATTAACGAATACCCGCACCACGCTGACCATTTTCCCAATCCAATTCCTCATGTGGAATATGTCATTTCACGCAGAGCATCATCTCTATCCATCGATCCCGTTTCATGCGTTACCAGCAGCTCATGCAGTCCTGTGTCCTCATTTTGCCCATGTGGAGTCAGGCTATGTAAGCGTTAACCGCAATCTGATTGCCAAGTTTGAGAAAGTTGCCGCATGA